A stretch of the Rhinoderma darwinii isolate aRhiDar2 chromosome 3, aRhiDar2.hap1, whole genome shotgun sequence genome encodes the following:
- the GTF2A2 gene encoding transcription initiation factor IIA subunit 2: protein MAYQLYRNTTLGNSLQESLDELIQSQQINPQLALQVLLQFDKAINSALAHRVRNRVNFRGSLNTYRFCDNVWTFVLNDVEFREVTDLVKVDKVKIVACDGKNTGSNTTE from the exons ATGGCTTACCAGCTCTATAGGAATACCACTCTGGGCAACAGTCTGCAGGAGAGCTTGGACGAGTTAATACAG TCTCAGCAAATCAACCCACAACTCGCCCTGCAAGTACTGCTACAGTTTGACAAGGCAATCAATTCAGCGTTGGCACACCGGGTCAGAAACAGGGTCAACTTCAGG GGATCATTAAATACATACAGATTCTGTGATAATGTTTGGACCTTTGTTCTAAATGATGTGGAGTTCAGAGAAGTGACTGATCTGGTGAAGGTGGACAAAGTAAAAATTGTAGCCTGTGATGGAAAAA